Proteins encoded together in one Anaerococcus murdochii window:
- a CDS encoding PH domain-containing protein, giving the protein MIEKIIDDNENILWRGKPNAFLYIVGKPSIYLIALIWGIFDFFFISIFFREFSFMNGFFIIFFIIHLFPVWFAILMPIYRVLNYGTIEYAITDKRVYISQGIFGRDVNNYEHRELTNLKVDVNFMENIKGLGTIILVYNGEGGNSSYSFKTDADKFISIKDPYDVYKLLKKVSLDVATDQAYPNAYRPKENEGYNTKYKR; this is encoded by the coding sequence ATGATTGAAAAAATTATTGACGACAATGAAAATATATTGTGGCGAGGAAAGCCCAATGCTTTTCTTTATATTGTAGGCAAGCCAAGCATTTATTTAATTGCATTAATTTGGGGGATTTTTGACTTCTTTTTTATATCTATTTTTTTTAGAGAATTTAGCTTTATGAATGGATTTTTTATAATTTTCTTTATAATTCATCTTTTTCCTGTTTGGTTTGCAATTTTAATGCCCATCTATAGGGTTTTAAATTATGGAACAATTGAATATGCAATTACAGATAAGAGAGTTTACATCAGCCAAGGCATTTTTGGAAGAGATGTAAATAATTATGAGCACAGAGAGCTTACAAATTTGAAAGTAGATGTAAATTTTATGGAAAACATCAAGGGACTTGGCACAATTATCCTAGTTTATAATGGCGAAGGTGGTAATTCATCTTACAGCTTTAAGACTGACGCAGATAAATTTATTTCCATAAAAGATCCCTACGATGTCTACAAACTTCTTAAAAAAGTATCTCTCGATGTTGCAACAGATCAAGCCTATCCAAACGCCTATAGACCAAAAGAGAATGAAGGCTACAACACAAAATATAAAAGATAA